CGCTGTATTTGTACTCTTTTTTCTTAAGGAGGTCGCTTTCTTTAAGACGCGTGTTTATCGTATCTAATATGACCGCTTTCGCGAAAATATCCCTAGCCACCGGCAAATTGTACTCATTAGATTCCGTGGAAGCATAGAAATGATCCAAGCGTTTTTGGGTGAGACTGTCCAGTGTGTAAGCATAGAATGGTATCCAAGGCTTCAACTGTGCGTAGTGTGAAAGCATTTTGCGCAAAGTGATATCCTTTTTATTGGAGCTCGCAAAAGCTGTATCAAGCTTGGTAATGGGGTCATCAAGGTCTAGCCTTCCCTGCTCCACTAGCTCCATGACGAGTGGAAGAGTTGCAATAATCTTTGTAACAGAAGCTACATCATAAATCTCATCATCTTCTACTTTGTTTTTCTTTGAATACGTGTGATAACCATAGTTCTTATCAAGAACGACTTTTCCTTTGCGAGCCACTAAAATCTGAATCCCAGGAGCTCCTTTTCTATTTATCGTATGGTTTGCAATACTGTCGATTTTTGCAACCATATCAGCATTGAATCCAGCAGAACTGGGACTTGAACTATAAGAAAGACGACCGATGGATTGCGTATCCATTCCAGATCCAACCTTAAATTCACCAGAAGTTACCGGCAAGCGACCTTTGAAAGCACGTGCACCAAAAATCATCTGAGCCGTCAATTTTTGAGTGATCTCACTGTTTTGATAAGACTGAACAATCGTCTCAAAATTGGTAGTCGTACGCAATTGAGCAAGCATGTATGGATTGACAAAACTGCTAAAAATAACATCATGCTTACGAGCAATTTCATAGAGCCAGTTCAACTCTTTGCCATCAATTTTATAGCTTTTCCAAGGATTGTCATTGCTACGATGAAAACCTACAATCACGGTGTTAAATGGTTCCAGCTTTGTCATCAAATCGCTCAGTTGATCTGCAACTATTTTCTCCACTCGAGTGTACTTGTTCAGTTCTCGGTAAAACTCTAGTCCAGAATCGTCACCTAGCGAAACGTAAGCAATACGTTTGGTTTCTAGATTTTTAATAGGTACAAGTTTCTTCTCGTTTTTCAGCAGCGTGATACTTCTTTCCATCGCTTTTTCATAGGCGACATCGTCTATTTCCCGGTTGAGATCGGCATGAAGATTTTCTGTATTGATGGGCTGGTAATTATTCAAACCCACGAGGTATTTTGACATCAAGATTTTTTTGACGGAATGTTCCAAACGCTCTGCGGTAATCTCGCTGTTTGCCAGTGCCATTTCAAAAACGGTAATAGCTTTAGGTATATCTTTTGAAATCAGCATCACATCATTTCCAGCTTTGAAAGCTTGCAGGTCGATCTGACCTGGCTCACTAAAGTTGCTTGCTCCCTTCATGTTTAAAGCATCGGTAAAGATCAAGCCTTGAAAACCCAACTTTTCCTTAAGCATTCCCGTTACTACTTTCTCGCTGATACTGGTCGGGTAACCATTGCGACTTTCTAAACTCGGAATATTCAAGTGCGCGACCATCGCGCTGGCAAGTCCCTCACTTATTAACCTGCGGTAAGGGTAAAGTTCTACGCTATCGATACGTTCTGCGGTAAAATCTACCGTAGGTAATATTTTATGGCTATCTTGATCTGTATCGCCATGACCTGGAAAATGCTTTGCACACGCGAGCGTTCCCGTACTTTGCATACCGCGCATAAACGCGCTGGCCTTTTCGGTGACGTTGATTTTATCTTCACCAAAACTTCTATTACCAATAATAGGATTCAGCGGATTTGTATTGATATCCACATCTGGAGCAAAATTGATGTGCACGCCCAGTCGCTTGCTGTGCTCTCCTATGCGTTTTCCCACTTCATAACTCAATTCATGCTTCCTGTCTGCGCCTAGCGTCATGTTCCACGGGAAAGCATACGTACTGTCCAGCCTCATGGCCAGCCCCCACTCAGCGTCCATCGCGATCAACAACGGGACATCAGCTGTATCTTGAATCTCATTGGTAAACTTAGCTTGACGGCCCGGTCCGCCTTTTGAAAATATCACGCCCCCAATTTTATGGAACCTCACGAGGTCGCGCACTTTGTCCAGATCGGCTTTACCGCGATTTGTAAATGCATCAACCATAAATAGTTGAGCGATCCGTTCGCGCGTGCTTAGTTGATTGTAAACACTGTCCACCCATTCCTTTTGGGCGATGTAATCCTTAGCAACGAGAGGTGATATATTGGGGTTTTGGGCTTGTGGTAGTTCCGCTTTCGCGAAAGCGAGAACACATAAAACGCCTAGAAAAAATCGATTCATAAATTCAAGATATGGGACGGTAGTTCAACAATTGTTCCCAAGTCTAAATTAACCAAATCCCAAGAGCCTAAAAACGAAGAAAGCCTTAAAAATAGACGTATTGTAAACCGATTTATCAACGGTAGCGGTATTTTTGAACCATGAAAATCACGCTTCTTGCCGTAGGAAAAACGGACGATCCCAGAATCGCTGAACTAACAGACATGTATGCAGACCGCTTGCAGCATTATGTAAATTTTGAGCTGCAACTACTTCCCGATCTCAAGAATACCAAAAACATGAACGAGGAACGACAGAAAAACGAAGAAGGCAAAAACATTCTCGCCCAGCTTGAAAAAAGCGACTTTGTAACGTTGCTGGACCAGCGCGGTAAGCGATTGAGCAGTCCACAGTTTGCTGAGTTGATCAATAAACGCAGCGTTTCTGGACTCAAGAGACTGGTTTTTATTATAGGCGGACCTTACGGATTCTCACAAGATGTCTACGATCGAGCCAATTCAAAATTATCCCTTAGCGACATGACTTTTTCCCACCAAATGGTACGCCTATTTGCCACGGAGCAGATCTACAGAGCGTTTACAATTCTCAAAAATGAGCCTTATCATCATTTTTGAATGTACTATTTCCTACCTTTGCTCAAACATAGTTCTATTGGTATGAGATAAAGTTCTTGATCTTGGCTACTCTTTTGTTTCTCTGATAACAATAGAAATTCTTGTTTCACAATCACCCCTCGATTGTAACTCGAGTTATCTCTTAAACTTCCCCAAGCAAAATGTTCTTGATTATTTACAGTGTGACAAGAGAGTGCAGTATTAGATGATAATGAAACGAATTCAATACCCAACCAAGCAGTATCTGGAATAAATAAATTTTTGAATTTGATCTCATACCATTCAGAATTCTTGGCACCATCTCTAATCAAAATATTCGTTTCATGTATTACATTTTCAAGACCATAGACGCTGTCTTTTATTGCGTGAAATCGTATTTTGAATTTTTGAGTTGTATAATTTAGCTTGTTTCCATTAGCGTCTCTTTTGTTACGTTGAATATAAATTTTTATCTTTTCTATTTTGTAGTCTTGATATCCTCTAGTATCAAGAGTATTAAACATTGAACCCACATTAGGATATAATTTACACTTATTATCACCTGATGTCTTTATGCTTAAGGAATGATATTCATTTGAAATAATTACTTCATCTAAAGAATCTCTAACATCAATTTTAATAGTTGAACTTGAAATTTTATTAATTACAT
This genomic interval from Nonlabens spongiae contains the following:
- a CDS encoding glycoside hydrolase family 3 N-terminal domain-containing protein, which encodes MNRFFLGVLCVLAFAKAELPQAQNPNISPLVAKDYIAQKEWVDSVYNQLSTRERIAQLFMVDAFTNRGKADLDKVRDLVRFHKIGGVIFSKGGPGRQAKFTNEIQDTADVPLLIAMDAEWGLAMRLDSTYAFPWNMTLGADRKHELSYEVGKRIGEHSKRLGVHINFAPDVDINTNPLNPIIGNRSFGEDKINVTEKASAFMRGMQSTGTLACAKHFPGHGDTDQDSHKILPTVDFTAERIDSVELYPYRRLISEGLASAMVAHLNIPSLESRNGYPTSISEKVVTGMLKEKLGFQGLIFTDALNMKGASNFSEPGQIDLQAFKAGNDVMLISKDIPKAITVFEMALANSEITAERLEHSVKKILMSKYLVGLNNYQPINTENLHADLNREIDDVAYEKAMERSITLLKNEKKLVPIKNLETKRIAYVSLGDDSGLEFYRELNKYTRVEKIVADQLSDLMTKLEPFNTVIVGFHRSNDNPWKSYKIDGKELNWLYEIARKHDVIFSSFVNPYMLAQLRTTTNFETIVQSYQNSEITQKLTAQMIFGARAFKGRLPVTSGEFKVGSGMDTQSIGRLSYSSSPSSAGFNADMVAKIDSIANHTINRKGAPGIQILVARKGKVVLDKNYGYHTYSKKNKVEDDEIYDVASVTKIIATLPLVMELVEQGRLDLDDPITKLDTAFASSNKKDITLRKMLSHYAQLKPWIPFYAYTLDSLTQKRLDHFYASTESNEYNLPVARDIFAKAVILDTINTRLKESDLLKKKEYKYSDLPYYILKDYLERTSGRSLDELTQSHFYQSMGMVNTGYRPLEKFSIDRIVPTEDDKTFRNQLLQGYVHDQGAAMQGGIGGHAGLFSNKNDLAIMMQMFLQGGFYGGRRYFKESTIDEFNTCYYCEEDVRRGVGFDKPQLEEVGPTCGCLSKKSFGHSGFTGAYVWADPDEEIVYVFLSNRVHPDAGNRFLITENIRTNIQQIIYDSIID
- the rlmH gene encoding 23S rRNA (pseudouridine(1915)-N(3))-methyltransferase RlmH codes for the protein MKITLLAVGKTDDPRIAELTDMYADRLQHYVNFELQLLPDLKNTKNMNEERQKNEEGKNILAQLEKSDFVTLLDQRGKRLSSPQFAELINKRSVSGLKRLVFIIGGPYGFSQDVYDRANSKLSLSDMTFSHQMVRLFATEQIYRAFTILKNEPYHHF